The following nucleotide sequence is from Lacinutrix sp. Hel_I_90.
ATATATGAGTGAGCGCCAAGCGTTTGGAAAAACGATTGATAAGTTTCAGGCGTTACGTCACACCATGGCAGACTGTTTTGCAGACATGGAAGTTTGTAAAGAATTCAATTATTCTGTAACAGAGCGCATGAATAAGGACGAATACGTGGTTAAAGAAGCTACAATTTCAAAACTACGTTCTACTAAAATGGCAGATGAGGTCATTTATCAATGTCTTCAAATGTTAGGAGGTTACGGCTACATGGAAGAGTATCCAATGGCACGTTTATTGCGTGATTCAAGATTAGGGCCTATAGGTGGTGGAACCTCTGAAATTTTAAGAGAAATTATCGCTAAAATGGTAATTGATAAGAAGGAGTATAAACCAGCTGTAAATAAATAAAGCGATTGCTGTTTTAGCGAAAATGCGAAAGCAATTTGCTAAAACGGAAATTGATAAGAAGGAGTATAAACCAGCTGTAAATTAATAAAGCGATTGCTGTTTTAGCGAAAATGCGAAAGCAATTTGCTAAAATGGTAATTGATAAGAAGGAGTATAAACCAGCTGTAAATTAATAAAGCGATTTTTGTTTTAGCGAAAATGCGAAAGCAATTCGCTAAAATGGTAATTGATAAGAAGGAGTATAAACCAGCTGTAAATTAATAAAGCGATTTTTGTTTTAGCGAAAATGCGAAAGCAATTCGCTAAAATGGTAATTGATAAGAAGGAGTATAAACCAGCTGTAAATTAATAAAGCGATTGTTGTTTTAGCGAAAATGCCAAAGCAATTCGCTAAAATGGTAATTGATAAGAAGGAATATAAACCAGCTGTAAATTAATAAAGAGATTGTTGTTTTAGCGAAAATGGCAAAGCAATACGCTAAAATGGTAATTGAACAGAAGGTCTTTAGGCTTTTCTCAGGAAATGGTATATCTTTATAATAATAATTAAAGCTCCAAATGCATGTTAAAAATCAAAAACGCTAAGGGTTTACTATTTTTTTTGTTTGGTTTCTGCGGAGTTGTCGCTTTTGCACAAGTCAAGCTGAATAATAAAGTTGCGGAATTCGGATTTGAAAACCCAATAGAAAATGCCAGCGTTTATATTAAAAGCACAGCAATTGGTACCGTAACAAATGCCGACGGTAATTTTTCTTTACGAGTGCCAAAAGAAAATGTAAGCGATACCTTGGTTGTTTCTTCCATTGGGTACTCCACGTTTAAAATCGCAATTCCAGAGTATAATGCGAACGAAGTAATTTATCTGGAACAGCAAGTAGCATCATTAGAAGAAGTGATGCTCGAATCTGAACCTAGGCCCCAAACGGGTAATGCTATCGTGCTTAAGGCCTTGAAAGAATTGCCTAAAACGATGCCAGATTCCTCGTACATACAAAAAGGATTTCTGCGTCACAAAGAACGAAACAAAAAAGAATTTAAATGGCTTATTGAAAGTGCTCTTACAGTTTTCGATTCTGGTTATACGGTGTCTTCAAAAGATTACTTAAAAATTAATGTAGATCAGGTTAGAAAGAGTTATGATCTTAGAGAGCTTGATAGTTTGTTTTCGTATTATTCTTATTTAAAAAATAATACCAACGTTAATCTTAAGACTAAAAATTTAAGAAGAGATACTATCGAAACAGCGTCCTTAATTAAGTCCATTAAATGGAATGACACACGAGTAAACGGGCTACAAAATATTTTTCAGGGCAAGCTTAATGTATTCCGAAATGTAAACGATGCTAAAGCTCTATTTGGAGAAGATATTTTAAGCAATCACCATTTTGAATTAGATACTATTTTGGTTGACAGTGAACGAAAATTGTATAAAATAAAGATTTCCAAAGGGCGAGATTATGTTGGTTTAGATACAAAAGGTATTTATAACGAAGGCTATGAAGCTAAAGGCTGGCTATATATCTATTATGATAACTATGCCATTAAGAAATTAGAATATGAACTTATTCCAGCTTCACCAGCACAAAAAACCAGAAGTAAACGTTTACTCAACTCTACGGTGAATCATAAATTGGTAATCACCTATAAAGAATTTC
It contains:
- a CDS encoding carboxypeptidase-like regulatory domain-containing protein produces the protein MLKIKNAKGLLFFLFGFCGVVAFAQVKLNNKVAEFGFENPIENASVYIKSTAIGTVTNADGNFSLRVPKENVSDTLVVSSIGYSTFKIAIPEYNANEVIYLEQQVASLEEVMLESEPRPQTGNAIVLKALKELPKTMPDSSYIQKGFLRHKERNKKEFKWLIESALTVFDSGYTVSSKDYLKINVDQVRKSYDLRELDSLFSYYSYLKNNTNVNLKTKNLRRDTIETASLIKSIKWNDTRVNGLQNIFQGKLNVFRNVNDAKALFGEDILSNHHFELDTILVDSERKLYKIKISKGRDYVGLDTKGIYNEGYEAKGWLYIYYDNYAIKKLEYELIPASPAQKTRSKRLLNSTVNHKLVITYKEFQDKMYPSYIYYETPKLVNVGLKADKKVTDAELAKYNEERFYYTIQEILFSEVIVENEKIKEALNNKWDMDIFSPKPYDKAFWNNYNVLLESKEDEKLIQDLSKRASLFKE